In a single window of the Flavivirga spongiicola genome:
- a CDS encoding 5-carboxymethyl-2-hydroxymuconate Delta-isomerase, with protein sequence MPHFVIDCSENILTLQQPDKIVQEVHKSACSTALFDEADIKVRLNPFKEHYLVGGETGDFIHVFANIMEGRTTEQKTNLSKQIVTQLKALFPAVPFIAINIRDFEKATYCNKDMV encoded by the coding sequence ATGCCACATTTTGTAATTGATTGTTCAGAGAATATCTTAACATTACAACAACCCGATAAAATTGTGCAAGAAGTCCATAAATCTGCTTGTAGTACAGCATTGTTTGACGAAGCAGATATTAAAGTACGACTAAACCCTTTTAAAGAGCATTATTTAGTAGGCGGTGAAACAGGCGACTTTATTCACGTTTTTGCAAATATCATGGAAGGCAGAACTACAGAACAAAAAACAAACCTTTCAAAACAAATTGTGACACAATTAAAAGCCTTGTTTCCTGCGGTTCCTTTTATTGCCATTAATATTAGAGATTTTGAAAAAGCTACATATTGCAATAAAGATATGGTCTAA
- the hemF gene encoding oxygen-dependent coproporphyrinogen oxidase — protein MKDKFFQYIQGLQDRITSKLEAIDGKATFQEDLWKRPEGGGGRTRVIENGHVFEKGGVNISGVHGKLPKSMQAYFKVGDVDFFACGLSLVLHPKNPMIPTVHANWRYFEMYDKQGEIIDSWFGGGQDLTPYYLFEDDAVHFHQTCKTACDKHNPEFYPKHKARCDEYFYNAHRNEGRGIGGLFFDYCKASETMTMENWYDFVTEVGDSFLEAYIPIVEKRKALEYTEAQRNWQEIRRGRYVEFNLVHDKGTLFGLKTNGRIESILMSLPPYVQWVYDHQPEVGSEEEKLIEVLKTPKNWV, from the coding sequence ATGAAAGATAAATTTTTCCAATACATACAGGGTTTACAAGACCGCATTACATCAAAACTTGAAGCCATTGATGGCAAAGCCACTTTTCAAGAAGACCTATGGAAACGACCCGAAGGCGGCGGCGGACGTACCCGAGTTATTGAAAACGGGCATGTTTTTGAAAAAGGCGGTGTGAATATTTCTGGGGTTCACGGTAAACTTCCAAAATCAATGCAAGCTTATTTTAAAGTAGGTGATGTTGACTTTTTTGCCTGTGGATTAAGTTTGGTTTTACATCCCAAAAATCCCATGATTCCTACAGTTCATGCTAACTGGCGTTATTTTGAAATGTATGATAAACAAGGGGAAATTATTGATAGTTGGTTTGGCGGCGGACAAGATTTAACACCTTATTATTTGTTTGAAGACGATGCGGTGCATTTTCATCAAACCTGTAAAACGGCTTGCGACAAACACAATCCAGAATTTTATCCAAAACACAAAGCACGTTGTGACGAATATTTTTATAATGCACATCGTAATGAAGGCAGAGGTATTGGTGGCTTATTTTTTGATTATTGTAAAGCTTCAGAAACCATGACCATGGAAAATTGGTATGACTTTGTAACCGAAGTTGGAGACAGTTTCTTAGAAGCCTATATTCCCATTGTTGAAAAACGAAAAGCATTAGAATACACAGAGGCACAACGAAATTGGCAAGAAATTCGTCGTGGACGCTATGTAGAATTTAATTTAGTACATGACAAAGGCACCCTTTTTGGGCTAAAAACCAACGGGCGTATAGAAAGTATTCTAATGAGTTTACCTCCTTATGTACAGTGGGTTTACGACCACCAACCTGAAGTTGGGAGTGAAGAAGAAAAATTAATAGAAGTTTTAAAAACACCAAAAAACTGGGTTTAA
- a CDS encoding PaaI family thioesterase → MNHFEKLERMYLNANLNKEIYQSTTVKIQNETAQIQLTIEPKYFHALGAIHGSVYFKLLDDAAFFAVNSIVKDAFVLTTNFNINLIRPANKGIITAIGKVKFKSKNLFIAESSLINDTGKEIAFGTGHFAKSRIALNEEIGYK, encoded by the coding sequence ATGAATCATTTTGAAAAATTGGAGCGCATGTATCTTAATGCAAACTTAAATAAAGAAATTTATCAAAGCACAACCGTTAAGATTCAAAATGAAACAGCTCAGATTCAATTGACTATTGAGCCCAAATACTTCCATGCATTGGGAGCTATTCATGGATCAGTATATTTCAAACTTCTTGATGACGCGGCTTTTTTTGCCGTTAACTCTATAGTCAAAGATGCTTTCGTTCTTACAACAAATTTCAATATAAACCTTATAAGGCCTGCAAATAAAGGAATTATTACGGCTATTGGCAAAGTAAAATTCAAATCGAAAAACTTATTTATTGCAGAAAGCTCTTTAATTAATGATACTGGAAAAGAAATTGCTTTTGGTACAGGGCATTTTGCAAAAAGCAGAATAGCTTTAAACGAAGAAATAGGATATAAATAA
- a CDS encoding DEAD/DEAH box helicase family protein: MNESLGRLEFNFPWRSYQANLLRNFDRHISDNHFHVIAPPGSGKTILGIEIIRRLGEKTLVLAPTLTIRNQWEDRLQSFFTKSKAYESHSFNIKSPHDITFATYQSLHAFYKTFEDKNDYYSFFEEHNIKTLVLDEAHHLKNEWWNCLIDLKNNNPFFVVALTATPPYDSNRTEVSKYFTLCGEIDDEIAVPDLVREADLCAHQDFVYFSKPEGLEINFIVEYRQKIADFKDKLLNDDVFVSFIKQHRFFNQPEACLEELYSNAEYFSAILIFLNACGVAVERHKLEILGFNKKETITFPTLELEWLEVLFQNLLVDDRERLLKSEPYLLSLEKELRKIHVFEKRKVNFIGEELLYKSLASSPSKLKSIVSIVASEHESLNSDLRCVVLTDYIRKEFLNTDDNKIQTVNKIGVIPVFQYLRAYFLNKEALAVVSGSLVIIHKAILEAFNLIENCDHFSFTPLQVDNAFLTVGSKKKTKNSIVSIITELFENGDIKVLVGTKSLLGEGWDAPSINSLILASFVGSFVSSNQMRGRAIRKDPDQLNKTGNIWHLACVDSTVLNGGRDVDILRRRFEAFVGVSNSNRPYIENSFERLQFPEQILEEDVETLNLQTLKNANNRNNIIKKWNNAIVKGTHLTKEIKIYHLGEIAYKKQKRIYYFDAVRFFVAELSFTILLFYLEFILKNTHVVLSRGMTYFLYTFLTALLVSFGYKLYKAVTLYMRYGFLDKKIKKMGEVILNTLFELGFMTTDMSSIRIESKRIDNGDIVCDLLGSNPFENSLFSNALSEIIEPVKSPRYLIVKTNLFRRRLNIENFYSVPEIFGDKKANALVFQKYWRINLGRNKLFYTRHVEGRKLLLKARLFHVYNAFKKVSKQVVVWR, translated from the coding sequence TTGAATGAATCGTTAGGTCGTTTAGAATTTAATTTTCCCTGGAGAAGTTATCAGGCGAATCTTTTAAGAAACTTTGATCGCCATATATCAGATAACCATTTTCACGTTATAGCGCCTCCTGGTTCTGGAAAAACAATTCTAGGCATCGAAATTATTAGAAGACTAGGTGAAAAAACATTGGTCCTTGCTCCAACGCTTACTATCAGAAATCAATGGGAAGACAGATTACAATCTTTTTTTACCAAAAGCAAAGCGTATGAATCGCATTCCTTTAATATAAAGTCACCTCATGATATTACATTTGCGACTTACCAGTCTTTGCATGCTTTTTATAAAACATTCGAAGATAAAAACGACTATTACTCTTTTTTTGAAGAACACAATATTAAGACGCTTGTTTTAGATGAAGCACATCATTTAAAAAATGAATGGTGGAATTGCTTGATTGATTTAAAAAATAATAATCCTTTTTTCGTTGTAGCATTAACTGCAACACCTCCCTATGATAGTAATAGAACGGAAGTTTCAAAATATTTTACGCTTTGCGGTGAAATAGATGATGAAATTGCGGTTCCGGATTTAGTAAGAGAAGCGGATTTATGTGCTCATCAGGATTTTGTTTATTTTTCCAAACCGGAAGGCTTAGAGATTAATTTTATTGTTGAGTATAGACAAAAAATTGCTGATTTTAAAGATAAATTGCTAAATGATGATGTCTTTGTTTCTTTTATTAAGCAACATCGATTTTTTAATCAACCTGAGGCTTGCCTAGAGGAGCTTTATTCAAATGCTGAATATTTTTCAGCCATTCTAATTTTTTTAAATGCATGCGGCGTGGCCGTTGAAAGGCATAAACTGGAGATTCTCGGTTTTAATAAAAAGGAAACAATAACGTTCCCAACCTTAGAACTGGAATGGTTAGAGGTTTTGTTTCAAAATTTACTAGTTGATGATAGGGAACGGTTGTTAAAAAGCGAACCATACCTCTTAAGTTTAGAAAAAGAGTTAAGAAAGATACATGTATTCGAAAAGCGGAAAGTAAATTTTATAGGCGAGGAGTTACTGTATAAATCCTTAGCTAGTAGTCCAAGTAAACTTAAAAGTATAGTTAGCATTGTAGCTTCAGAACATGAGAGTTTGAATAGTGATTTAAGATGTGTTGTTTTAACAGATTATATTAGAAAAGAGTTTTTAAATACTGATGATAATAAAATTCAGACCGTTAATAAAATAGGTGTTATTCCTGTTTTTCAGTATTTAAGAGCCTATTTTTTAAATAAAGAAGCATTGGCAGTGGTTTCTGGAAGTTTGGTTATCATTCATAAGGCCATTTTAGAGGCTTTTAATCTTATTGAGAATTGTGATCACTTTTCATTCACGCCATTACAAGTAGATAATGCCTTTTTAACGGTAGGATCTAAAAAGAAAACAAAAAATTCGATCGTAAGTATTATTACTGAGCTTTTTGAAAATGGAGATATTAAAGTTTTGGTTGGTACAAAATCTTTATTGGGAGAAGGTTGGGATGCGCCATCAATAAACAGTTTGATTTTAGCATCATTTGTTGGTTCGTTTGTGTCTTCTAATCAAATGCGAGGAAGAGCTATTAGAAAAGACCCTGATCAGTTAAACAAAACAGGCAATATTTGGCATCTTGCATGTGTAGATAGCACTGTTTTAAATGGAGGTAGAGATGTTGATATTTTAAGACGAAGATTTGAGGCTTTTGTCGGGGTTTCTAATAGCAACCGACCTTATATTGAAAATAGTTTTGAACGTTTACAATTTCCAGAGCAGATTTTAGAAGAAGATGTAGAAACCTTAAACTTACAGACACTCAAAAATGCCAACAACAGAAATAATATTATAAAAAAATGGAATAATGCCATTGTAAAAGGAACACATTTAACGAAAGAAATCAAGATTTATCATTTAGGAGAAATCGCTTATAAAAAACAGAAGCGAATTTATTATTTTGATGCTGTAAGGTTTTTTGTTGCAGAGCTATCTTTTACAATTTTGTTGTTTTATTTAGAGTTTATTTTAAAAAACACCCATGTTGTTTTAAGTAGGGGTATGACGTATTTTTTATATACTTTTTTGACAGCTCTTTTAGTGTCATTTGGTTATAAGTTATACAAAGCGGTGACACTTTATATGAGATATGGGTTTCTCGATAAGAAAATTAAAAAGATGGGAGAAGTCATACTTAATACGTTATTCGAATTAGGTTTTATGACTACTGATATGAGCTCAATAAGAATTGAATCCAAACGTATTGATAATGGCGATATTGTTTGTGATTTATTGGGGAGTAACCCTTTCGAAAATTCGCTGTTTTCAAACGCTTTGAGTGAAATTATAGAACCAGTAAAATCGCCAAGATATTTAATTGTAAAAACAAACCTTTTTAGAAGACGTTTAAATATTGAGAATTTTTATTCTGTTCCAGAAATTTTTGGAGACAAGAAAGCAAATGCACTAGTATTTCAAAAATACTGGCGCATTAATTTAGGAAGGAATAAGTTGTTTTATACCAGACACGTTGAAGGCAGGAAACTATTATTGAAAGCAAGGTTATTCCATGTTTATAATGCCTTTAAAAAAGTTTCTAAGCAGGTGGTTGTGTGGAGATAG
- the hemB gene encoding porphobilinogen synthase: protein MYPLKRNRRLRTSEAIRYLVRETIITPNDFLVPLFVVEGKGIKDEIPSMPNYFRYSLDLLEGEVKELWKLGLKSVLLFVKVPDNLKDNKGSEALNPNGLMQRAIKTVKNICPEMVVMTDVALDPYSAYGHDGIIENGQVLNDETVDVLSEMSVSHAQAGANFVAPSDMMDGRILSIREALEDEGFINTGIMSYSAKYASAFYGPFRDALDSAPVDLIDIPKDKKTYQMDYANRFEAIRETEMDIDEGADIIMVKPGLCYLDIVREIKNEVDVPVAVYQVSGEYAMLKAAAEKGWLEHDAVMMEQITAIKRAGADIIASYFAKDVVKILNT, encoded by the coding sequence ATGTATCCATTAAAAAGAAATAGAAGACTAAGAACTAGCGAAGCTATCCGCTATTTAGTTCGTGAAACTATAATTACTCCAAATGATTTTTTGGTGCCATTATTTGTTGTTGAAGGTAAAGGCATTAAAGATGAAATTCCATCCATGCCAAACTATTTTCGCTATAGTTTAGATTTACTTGAAGGTGAAGTAAAAGAATTATGGAAACTGGGGTTAAAATCGGTATTACTTTTTGTAAAAGTTCCAGATAATTTAAAAGACAATAAAGGTTCAGAAGCTTTAAATCCAAATGGATTAATGCAACGTGCTATTAAAACGGTTAAAAATATATGCCCGGAAATGGTTGTGATGACCGATGTTGCACTAGACCCATATTCGGCTTATGGGCATGATGGTATTATTGAAAACGGCCAAGTTTTAAATGATGAAACCGTTGATGTTTTAAGTGAAATGAGTGTATCTCATGCACAAGCAGGTGCCAATTTTGTTGCTCCTAGCGACATGATGGACGGTCGTATCCTATCAATTCGTGAAGCTCTGGAAGATGAAGGTTTTATCAATACGGGCATCATGAGCTACTCTGCAAAATACGCTTCGGCATTTTACGGACCATTTCGAGATGCATTAGACTCTGCTCCAGTAGATTTAATTGATATTCCCAAGGACAAAAAAACCTATCAAATGGATTATGCTAATCGCTTTGAAGCTATCAGAGAAACGGAAATGGATATAGATGAAGGTGCTGATATTATTATGGTTAAACCCGGGCTATGCTATTTGGATATTGTAAGAGAAATTAAAAATGAAGTTGATGTTCCCGTTGCCGTATATCAAGTTTCTGGTGAATATGCCATGCTAAAAGCTGCTGCTGAAAAAGGCTGGCTAGAACATGATGCTGTAATGATGGAACAAATTACTGCTATAAAACGTGCTGGCGCCGACATCATAGCCTCCTACTTTGCCAAAGATGTAGTTAAAATTTTAAATACTTAA
- a CDS encoding M43 family zinc metalloprotease, translating to MTIKLTIFFILFIQSVLSAQIKCNASEANARFLKYNSSKHSDHQNSTKPNKFSFNNGEESYQIPVVFHVYGTSFNGKEVNDALIRNALNDLNKDFNGLNDDFSSVNSRFSSIKATMAITFKLAKKDPNGNETAGIVYHSVKNGFGNGSGSDAEIKADAWDNYKYMNVYIQNDLYANGETDNTGVAWFPFTDMSDNNLARVVYNGAFLSTNTDKELASTLTHEFGHWLNLFHTFEDGCNGTDQVDDTPNEDGLHNLKCSSGTNCSGEYVNTENYMGYNGASGCYKMFTKGQVDRMLAALGHPTRETLWQTQNLIDTGLIISEVDNKAPTVVINTPENNSSFEEGTTLELMATFSDPNGDDDIKRVEYFYDDLLVNTVQFMPFENTFTNLQLGEHTIKVIVYDFRGLSNTSEITITVTPRINYPEVTWISSNTVYTQSSNQFATGKIVRRIEIKAIEDTHDIILKGTDFEQQYTTSLEEVLVIDNLAKGTWTVEIPSLNKKISKTLN from the coding sequence ATGACAATTAAACTAACCATATTTTTCATTTTATTCATTCAAAGTGTTTTAAGTGCACAAATAAAGTGCAATGCATCAGAAGCGAATGCTAGGTTTTTAAAATACAATTCATCTAAACATAGTGATCATCAAAATTCAACAAAACCAAATAAATTTAGCTTCAATAATGGAGAAGAATCTTACCAAATCCCAGTGGTTTTCCATGTATATGGTACATCTTTTAATGGAAAAGAAGTAAATGATGCTTTAATACGTAATGCGCTAAACGATCTAAATAAAGATTTTAATGGTCTGAATGATGATTTTTCATCGGTAAACTCTAGGTTTTCAAGTATTAAAGCCACCATGGCTATTACTTTTAAATTAGCAAAAAAGGATCCAAATGGGAATGAAACAGCAGGTATTGTTTACCATTCTGTAAAAAACGGATTTGGTAATGGATCTGGCAGTGATGCTGAAATTAAAGCTGATGCATGGGATAATTATAAGTATATGAATGTTTATATTCAAAATGATTTGTATGCTAATGGTGAAACCGACAATACTGGCGTAGCTTGGTTTCCTTTTACTGACATGTCTGATAATAATCTAGCTCGTGTTGTTTATAATGGTGCATTCTTATCTACAAATACAGATAAGGAATTGGCTTCTACTTTAACTCATGAGTTTGGTCATTGGTTAAACTTGTTTCATACTTTTGAGGATGGTTGTAATGGTACCGATCAAGTAGATGATACGCCTAATGAAGATGGTCTACACAATCTTAAATGTTCGTCTGGAACAAATTGTAGTGGCGAATATGTAAATACAGAAAACTACATGGGATATAATGGAGCATCAGGTTGCTATAAAATGTTTACTAAAGGTCAAGTAGATAGAATGCTTGCAGCTTTGGGACACCCTACAAGAGAAACTTTATGGCAAACTCAAAATTTGATTGATACTGGCTTAATAATTTCTGAAGTAGATAACAAAGCTCCCACTGTTGTAATTAATACCCCAGAGAACAATTCTAGTTTTGAAGAAGGTACCACATTGGAGCTGATGGCAACCTTCTCAGACCCAAATGGTGACGATGATATTAAAAGAGTGGAATATTTTTATGATGACCTTTTAGTAAACACCGTTCAATTTATGCCTTTTGAAAATACATTTACTAACTTACAGCTAGGAGAACACACGATAAAGGTTATCGTGTATGACTTTAGAGGGCTGTCAAACACTTCAGAAATTACAATTACTGTAACCCCTAGAATTAACTACCCAGAAGTTACATGGATATCTTCAAACACTGTATACACACAGAGTAGTAATCAATTTGCAACTGGAAAGATAGTTAGACGAATTGAGATAAAAGCAATTGAAGATACTCATGATATTATTTTAAAAGGGACAGATTTTGAACAACAATACACAACTTCGCTTGAAGAAGTGTTAGTAATAGATAATTTGGCAAAAGGCACTTGGACAGTTGAAATACCTAGCTTAAACAAAAAAATATCTAAAACCCTAAATTGA
- a CDS encoding AraC family transcriptional regulator, with translation MKPLSFKIAKPKDKMFLFQEDCELILYDKFHHHEEIQISYILEGSGSLIIGNSTNYYKKNDLFVIGANLPHAFRSNPNNNCKSHMLSIFFSPHSFGEDFFNLEELRLLKTFFKNSKNGFKLISNIDKLRQLFLKFHYNSGLNRFLLFFKVLNLISKSKSEVLSSSIHQQDHGDEEGKRMRNVIDYTLNNYQANISLDSVASIAAMTKNAFCNYFKKRTNKTYFTFLNELRIEHACMLLLESEESSIAEIAYKSGFKNISYFNRQFKVFKDKPPIEYKTEVLSA, from the coding sequence ATGAAACCATTATCTTTCAAAATAGCAAAACCAAAAGACAAAATGTTTTTGTTTCAAGAAGATTGTGAGCTTATACTTTATGACAAATTTCATCATCATGAAGAAATTCAAATTAGTTATATACTTGAAGGGAGTGGCAGTCTAATTATAGGAAATTCAACAAATTATTATAAGAAAAATGATCTCTTTGTTATTGGAGCCAACCTCCCTCATGCTTTTAGAAGCAATCCCAATAACAATTGTAAATCACATATGCTTTCTATTTTTTTTTCACCACATTCATTTGGTGAAGATTTTTTTAACCTTGAAGAGCTTAGGCTTTTAAAAACATTTTTTAAAAATTCTAAAAATGGATTCAAATTAATCTCAAATATTGATAAACTACGGCAACTTTTTTTAAAGTTCCATTATAACTCAGGTCTTAATCGCTTTTTATTATTTTTCAAAGTTTTAAACTTAATATCAAAATCTAAAAGTGAGGTTTTATCATCTTCTATACATCAACAAGACCACGGAGATGAAGAAGGCAAACGCATGAGAAATGTTATTGATTATACCCTAAACAATTACCAAGCTAATATTTCTCTAGATAGTGTTGCCTCAATTGCAGCAATGACCAAGAATGCGTTTTGCAATTATTTTAAAAAAAGGACTAATAAAACCTATTTCACCTTCCTCAATGAATTGCGTATAGAGCATGCCTGTATGTTATTACTAGAAAGTGAAGAATCATCTATAGCAGAAATAGCATATAAATCTGGCTTTAAGAATATCTCATATTTTAATAGACAGTTTAAAGTCTTTAAAGACAAGCCACCTATTGAATATAAAACCGAAGTGTTATCAGCATAA
- a CDS encoding SusC/RagA family TonB-linked outer membrane protein encodes MKTKNKLLTLLLLLVTHVIFSQEKTISGSVVSASDNLSLPGVSVIIKNTAKGAQTDFNGEYSINVQSGQTLVFSFLGMKTQEVVVGNNTTINIVLEEDASVLNEVVIEGYRTVSKEKSVISSVQLTSEALEARPNASFVQSLSGQVAGLDIQTGSGQPGANSLVQIRGVSSINGNTEPLFLMDGIPINEDNFRSLNPNDIESISVIKDAAGSSVFGSRGANGVIVIKTKRGTKNSPLRIAYTGTQSYSLLQDHDYDFMSAPEYLRFERDVIGRGRGVGMTDAEIDATPTTNWEDVFFRTGTTQNHTLTFAQGGENTSSFTSLGYFNQEGILRTTGLKRFTFRNNLTGSSDNGKFNYNTSFTANYSKSNIPTGVGSFGVTTNLLYGVNASLPYISTDEYIDGATLANQGFSLALTPIYLLDRLRHYEFLEEEVKVIAGFSADYELTENLKAKINIGLDYEHTTGYEVVPPNAYRALVFAQPGNTTPGFQRQDTGRNFSFNNNLSLNYNKSFGKHTLDATLFSEYFRAFTRGFGYFARGLNPRNFAPGDDSAFISDNGDNDFFVDDANAFRLDAGLFSYFGNIDYDYDSKYGISATIRRDASYRFSATNRWGTFYSVGARWNISNEDFMQDSVFNDLKLRASYGTTGNQRINGGTYFSSPDLFQSFYATSSSGYGNANSLFLSQIGNNTLKWEEVTQTNIGIDFQVFNRRLRGSLDVYHKKTEDLFQFKQISAINGTTGIDSNVGDVINKGVDWALHYDLIKKKDLSLTLNFVGNYNDNELSNLPSETGEILGIGRNGGKIFEQKLIRYAGINPGNGNALFFDIDGNLTENPNPDTDAVWTGKNATPDATGSFGFNFNYKGFYLDTQWSYVIGVDRRDIIYYELINSGFALTNFQLSRDILNAWTPDNRITDIPSITATNGTSFRDTSDRFLSSSDYLRLRFLNIGYNFPKKHLKGTGITKLKLYGSAENLVTFSEWRGYDSESRVTETRQYPTPKILSFGIEIGF; translated from the coding sequence ATGAAAACAAAAAACAAATTATTAACGTTACTGTTATTGCTTGTAACCCATGTAATATTTTCTCAAGAGAAAACTATTTCGGGCTCAGTAGTATCGGCATCAGATAACCTATCGTTACCAGGTGTTAGTGTAATTATCAAGAATACAGCAAAAGGTGCTCAAACAGATTTTAATGGGGAATATAGTATCAATGTTCAGTCAGGACAAACACTGGTATTCTCATTCTTGGGAATGAAAACCCAAGAAGTGGTCGTAGGTAATAATACGACCATCAATATTGTATTGGAAGAAGATGCCTCTGTATTGAACGAGGTAGTTATCGAGGGCTATCGAACCGTGTCCAAAGAGAAATCTGTAATTTCAAGTGTACAGCTTACTTCTGAGGCATTGGAAGCCAGACCAAATGCAAGCTTTGTGCAATCGTTATCTGGTCAAGTTGCAGGATTGGACATACAAACCGGTAGTGGGCAACCAGGAGCCAATTCCTTGGTGCAAATAAGAGGGGTGAGTTCAATAAATGGTAACACCGAGCCTCTTTTTTTAATGGACGGCATCCCTATTAATGAGGATAATTTTAGAAGTTTAAATCCTAACGATATAGAGTCTATTTCCGTTATTAAAGATGCAGCTGGGTCTTCTGTTTTTGGAAGCCGGGGAGCTAATGGTGTTATTGTTATCAAAACAAAGAGAGGAACAAAAAATTCACCTTTAAGAATCGCATATACCGGTACGCAAAGCTATTCCTTACTTCAAGACCATGATTATGATTTTATGTCGGCTCCAGAATATTTGCGTTTTGAACGTGATGTCATAGGAAGAGGAAGAGGGGTAGGTATGACTGATGCAGAAATTGATGCTACACCCACTACAAATTGGGAAGATGTATTTTTCAGGACGGGCACTACGCAAAACCATACCTTGACATTTGCGCAAGGAGGTGAAAATACTTCCAGTTTTACATCTTTGGGCTATTTTAACCAAGAAGGGATTCTTAGAACTACAGGTTTAAAACGCTTTACTTTTAGAAATAACCTTACTGGAAGTTCTGATAATGGTAAATTTAACTACAATACAAGTTTTACGGCAAATTACTCCAAAAGTAATATCCCAACCGGTGTGGGTTCATTTGGGGTTACTACAAACTTGCTATACGGTGTAAATGCATCCCTTCCGTATATATCTACAGATGAATATATAGATGGAGCAACTTTGGCAAATCAAGGATTCTCTCTTGCTCTTACGCCAATTTATCTTTTAGATAGATTAAGACATTATGAGTTTCTTGAGGAAGAAGTTAAGGTTATAGCAGGGTTTTCTGCCGATTATGAATTGACTGAAAATTTAAAAGCAAAAATAAATATAGGTTTGGATTATGAACATACAACCGGTTATGAAGTAGTGCCTCCAAACGCTTATAGGGCGCTTGTTTTTGCTCAACCTGGAAATACAACCCCTGGTTTTCAAAGACAGGATACAGGAAGGAATTTTTCTTTTAACAACAATTTATCGTTAAATTATAACAAATCCTTTGGTAAACATACCTTAGATGCTACACTTTTTTCAGAATACTTTAGAGCGTTCACCCGCGGGTTTGGTTATTTTGCAAGAGGTTTAAACCCTAGAAATTTTGCGCCAGGAGACGATAGCGCATTTATAAGTGATAATGGAGATAATGATTTCTTTGTAGACGATGCTAATGCGTTTAGACTTGATGCGGGCTTATTCTCTTACTTTGGAAATATAGACTACGATTATGATAGTAAGTATGGAATCTCTGCTACAATAAGACGAGATGCTTCTTATAGATTTTCTGCAACAAACAGATGGGGAACTTTTTATTCTGTTGGTGCACGTTGGAATATCTCCAATGAAGACTTTATGCAGGATTCAGTGTTCAATGATTTAAAGTTAAGAGCATCATACGGTACTACTGGGAATCAAAGGATTAATGGTGGAACCTACTTCTCATCACCAGATTTATTCCAATCTTTTTATGCTACCAGTAGTAGTGGATATGGTAATGCTAATTCATTATTCTTAAGTCAAATAGGAAATAATACGTTAAAATGGGAAGAAGTAACCCAAACAAACATAGGTATAGATTTTCAGGTATTCAATAGGAGGTTGAGAGGTAGTTTGGATGTATATCATAAAAAAACTGAAGACTTATTTCAATTTAAACAGATATCAGCAATTAACGGAACCACGGGAATTGATTCCAATGTGGGAGATGTAATTAACAAAGGTGTAGATTGGGCATTACATTATGATCTTATTAAGAAAAAAGACCTAAGTTTAACATTGAACTTTGTTGGCAACTATAATGACAATGAACTAAGTAACTTGCCATCTGAAACAGGTGAAATACTTGGTATAGGTAGAAATGGAGGCAAGATATTTGAGCAAAAACTAATACGTTATGCAGGGATAAACCCTGGCAATGGTAATGCTTTGTTTTTTGATATTGATGGCAATTTAACAGAAAACCCAAACCCTGATACAGATGCTGTCTGGACAGGTAAAAATGCTACTCCAGATGCAACAGGAAGTTTTGGTTTTAATTTTAATTACAAAGGGTTTTATTTAGATACCCAGTGGAGTTACGTTATTGGAGTTGATAGGCGTGATATTATTTATTATGAGCTTATCAATAGCGGGTTTGCTCTTACTAATTTTCAATTGTCTAGGGACATACTAAATGCCTGGACCCCAGATAACCGTATTACAGACATTCCTAGTATAACAGCAACCAATGGGACCTCATTTAGAGATACTAGTGACCGCTTTCTTAGTAGTTCAGATTATTTAAGGCTACGTTTTTTAAATATCGGCTATAATTTTCCCAAAAAGCATTTAAAAGGTACTGGTATAACAAAGCTTAAGTTATATGGATCTGCTGAAAATTTAGTAACCTTTTCTGAATGGAGGGGATATGATTCCGAATCACGTGTTACTGAGACAAGACAATACCCCACTCCAAAAATATTATCATTTGGAATTGAAATAGGATTTTAA